ATTCCGCTGCAGGTAGCTTTTTACTCCCGATGGGCTAAAAAACAGGATCCCATCCAGACGGCTATCGATTTTGCTGGGGCTTAAAGTCGTTTCATAAATCTGTACTTCATTAAACGTAATATTTGCTTTCCGCAATGCTGTTGGAAGGGTTTCCCTTCGCATACTGCCGGAAAAAAAGGTAAAACTTTCATCCGCATAAATAGTTGTAAGGATGCGTGCCAGATCTTCTGCATAATCAGAAAAAAGAATTACATGAAACCCGTGTTGCTCAATCAGGGCCTTTGTCTTTAGCCCGACACAAAATACTTTACGATCCTTCAAGCTACTGCTATCTGCGTTTTCCAAAAAACTTTTAAAAGCATTCTGGCTCGTAAAAATCAGGTTTTCTGCCGTTGTACCCAATTCAAATTTCGTATTCCGGATCGTGATAAAGTCCGCTTCCAGTATTGAAAAATTAGCATTGAGTAAGTATTGCTTTTGATTGGGCAAAAGTTTTTTAGTGGACAGGATACGAATTATATGCGGCATTATACTAACATTTAAAAGAAGTGGGATTCCCCAATATCATGGCGGCTGAAATTTGAAATATTCCGGTCGTTATTGTTGTAAATCTTTCTTTATTTTCTCCATCACAGCGATTCCGCCATTTTCCAGTATTTCCAACGCACATTTGCGCCCGAAATTTTTATAATGGTTGATTTCAACTGTTTTTTCAATCTGCACTTTATCCTGCCCGTCTATGGAAAAAAGAACCCCTTCCAGTCGGATAGTGGTGCCTATGATTGTTGCCAGTGCACCAATGGGTGCTGTACAGCCACCTTCCAGTGTTTTTAGGAATTCCCGTTCGACATGGGTGGCGATTTCGCTTTCGAGATGATTTAATTTTCCGGCAGCTTCGCGTGAAAAAGCATCATTTTCCATTGCTACAATTACCATTGCTCCCTGTGCTGGTGCTGGAATCATCCAATCCAGTGTGATATGGTTTTCCGGCAAAACAGCTATCCGTTCCAGTCCGGCCAATGCAAATACAGCTCCGTTCCAGTCCTGATCCGCCAGTTTTTGCAATCGGGTATTGACATTTCCCCTGAGGTCCACTACAGTGTGATGGGGGAATCGGTTGAGCCATTGGGCTTGCCTGCGTAGGCTTCCGGTGGCAATAGTTCCCGGGCTGTTATTGTGCATGAAATCGAGGTTGCCTTTGTGAACCATGATATCCAATACGGATGCCCGCTCTAAGACGGCCGACTGAACAATGCCTTTTGGCAATGCGGTAGGGACATCTTTCATGGAATGTACTGCAATATCGATAGTGCCCTGTAACATCGCAATATCCAGGGTTTTGGTAAAAATACCGGTAATCCCCAGTTCATATAAAGGAACGTCAAGAATAATATCGCCTGTTGACTTTACCGCAACAATTTCTGTCAGGTAGCCTAAGGCATTCAATTTTTTCTCTACGGTATGGGCCTGCCACAAAGCCAGTTGGCTGTCTCGTGTTCCAATTCGGATAACTTTATTCATTATTTGCGTATGGCTTCAATTTGGAAAACTTTCTCGATCCATTCAATGCTTTCATCAACAATGGTGTCCTGGTCTTTCAGGTGGTTGGCAAAATGATTGGTGATTTTTTGTATAATGCGGTTGCTGATTAATTCCGCCTGCTCCTCATCAAAATTACTGATTTTTTTACGTTGAAAATTCAATTCTGTAGTTTTGATGGAATTTAGCTTTTCTTTCAGGGCATGAATGGTAGGGGCAAACTTCCTGCCGTTCAGCCAGTCGTTGAATTCCTCTTTGATTTCATCAATGATGGCTTCCGCTTGTGGGATATGCAGTTTTCGTTTTTCAAGGGTTTCATCGGTCATCTTTGCCAGGTCATCCAAATGGATCAGGCTGATTCCGGGAATATCCCTTACGTTTTCATGAACATTTTTTGGAATCGACAAATCCAGGATCAGCAAGGGTTTGTTGAGGTCAAGGATAGAAGCATCTATAGTAGGTAACTGGGCTCCGGTAGCTACGACAAGCACATCCGCTTTTTGTATTTCCAGCGGAAGCAGATCATAATCCTTTACAACCAGATTAAATTTTCCTGCAATTTTTTCCGCTTTCCCACGGGTTCTGTTGATCAGGATAATATGATCGTTTTTGGTGTGTTTTACCAGATTTTCACAGGTATTGCGCCCAATTTTACCGGTACCAAACAACAATATATTCTTGGAGCTGATGTCGGCGATGTTGTTCATTATATATTGTACCGACGCAAATGATACCGAAGTGGCACCAGAGCTGAGTTCGGTTTCATTCTTGATTTTTTTGCTCGCCTGAATTACACAGTTGACCAGCCGCTCAAAAAAAGTATCTGTCAAGCCAAAAGATTTGGATTCAATAAAACTGTTTTTGATTTGGCCAATAATTTCAAAGTCTCCCAGGATCTGGCTGTCCAATCCGGAACCCACACGGAATACGTGATTAATGGCATCCTGGTTTTTATATACGAAAGCAACTTTTTGAAATTCCTCCACTGTTCCGCGGCTATTGTCGCAAAGTAATTTGATAAGCTGGAAAGGATGTTCCGCAAAGCCATAGATTTCGGTTCTGTTACAGGTTGAAATCAGTATTAAGCTACTGATTCCTTCATTTTCTGCCTGTTGTAATAAGGCAGTTTTGGACTGGGCATCTAAACTGAACTTTCCCCTTACAGCGGCATCTGCTTTTTTATAGCTTAGACCGACGGCATAAAAG
The Flavobacterium kingsejongi genome window above contains:
- a CDS encoding uroporphyrinogen-III synthase, with amino-acid sequence MPHIIRILSTKKLLPNQKQYLLNANFSILEADFITIRNTKFELGTTAENLIFTSQNAFKSFLENADSSSLKDRKVFCVGLKTKALIEQHGFHVILFSDYAEDLARILTTIYADESFTFFSGSMRRETLPTALRKANITFNEVQIYETTLSPSKIDSRLDGILFFSPSGVKSYLQRNTITHETCFCIGTTTAKALKGITENIINANQPTIENVIIQAIKKYN
- the hemC gene encoding hydroxymethylbilane synthase translates to MMNKVIRIGTRDSQLALWQAHTVEKKLNALGYLTEIVAVKSTGDIILDVPLYELGITGIFTKTLDIAMLQGTIDIAVHSMKDVPTALPKGIVQSAVLERASVLDIMVHKGNLDFMHNNSPGTIATGSLRRQAQWLNRFPHHTVVDLRGNVNTRLQKLADQDWNGAVFALAGLERIAVLPENHITLDWMIPAPAQGAMVIVAMENDAFSREAAGKLNHLESEIATHVEREFLKTLEGGCTAPIGALATIIGTTIRLEGVLFSIDGQDKVQIEKTVEINHYKNFGRKCALEILENGGIAVMEKIKKDLQQ
- the hemA gene encoding glutamyl-tRNA reductase, with the translated sequence MNNNNVSKHLTFYAVGLSYKKADAAVRGKFSLDAQSKTALLQQAENEGISSLILISTCNRTEIYGFAEHPFQLIKLLCDNSRGTVEEFQKVAFVYKNQDAINHVFRVGSGLDSQILGDFEIIGQIKNSFIESKSFGLTDTFFERLVNCVIQASKKIKNETELSSGATSVSFASVQYIMNNIADISSKNILLFGTGKIGRNTCENLVKHTKNDHIILINRTRGKAEKIAGKFNLVVKDYDLLPLEIQKADVLVVATGAQLPTIDASILDLNKPLLILDLSIPKNVHENVRDIPGISLIHLDDLAKMTDETLEKRKLHIPQAEAIIDEIKEEFNDWLNGRKFAPTIHALKEKLNSIKTTELNFQRKKISNFDEEQAELISNRIIQKITNHFANHLKDQDTIVDESIEWIEKVFQIEAIRK